One genomic window of Mucilaginibacter sp. SJ includes the following:
- a CDS encoding sigma-54 interaction domain-containing protein: MITERIVSNTETEGQKLNLHLGLPQSILIDSGVNTGKDRLARKPLFNNQYPGIIGNCAEMQKVYRLMAMVAPSNSTVLLLGETGTGKEVIARGIHQSSGRKNKPMVTINCAALPANLIESELFGHERGSFTGAADRRIGKFELAHQGTIFLDEIGELPPELQVKLLRVIQEREFERVGGKTTMKVDVRIIAATNRDLEAEVDANRFRADLYYRLNVFPISLPSLRDRQEDIAELANFFLVRYSKLTGKKINFISNKVLQQLKSYSWPGNVRQLEHLIERSILLSDDSVLRQICLPNTTVKNLNDQEIFRNKTLIDVERSHIIAVLKKCSGKIAGEGGAAEWLDVPPTTLHAKMKKLHIVKQDYFQQKA; the protein is encoded by the coding sequence ATGATCACTGAAAGAATAGTATCCAACACGGAAACTGAAGGGCAGAAACTGAATTTACATTTGGGATTACCTCAGAGTATACTTATTGATTCTGGCGTGAATACAGGTAAAGACCGCCTTGCACGGAAGCCTCTTTTCAACAATCAATATCCCGGCATTATCGGCAATTGCGCCGAAATGCAAAAAGTGTATCGGCTGATGGCTATGGTTGCGCCAAGTAATTCGACAGTTTTACTGCTTGGGGAAACAGGTACCGGAAAGGAAGTTATAGCCAGGGGAATACATCAGTCATCGGGCAGGAAAAACAAGCCGATGGTAACCATAAATTGCGCGGCACTTCCGGCTAACCTTATCGAAAGCGAACTTTTCGGGCACGAAAGAGGATCATTTACAGGGGCGGCAGACCGAAGGATTGGCAAGTTTGAGCTGGCCCATCAGGGTACCATTTTCCTCGACGAGATTGGCGAACTTCCGCCGGAGTTGCAGGTAAAGTTATTACGTGTTATCCAGGAGCGGGAGTTTGAAAGAGTAGGGGGGAAAACAACTATGAAGGTTGATGTTAGGATCATTGCGGCTACAAACCGCGACCTGGAGGCTGAAGTTGATGCAAACCGCTTTAGGGCCGACCTGTATTATCGCCTCAACGTTTTCCCAATAAGTTTACCCTCCTTGCGTGACAGGCAGGAGGATATTGCCGAACTGGCAAATTTCTTCCTGGTTCGTTATTCCAAATTAACCGGCAAAAAAATTAATTTCATATCCAATAAGGTACTGCAGCAGCTTAAAAGTTATTCATGGCCTGGAAATGTGAGGCAGTTAGAACATTTAATTGAACGAAGTATCCTGCTATCAGACGATAGTGTATTAAGGCAGATCTGCTTGCCGAATACTACAGTGAAAAACCTCAACGATCAGGAGATTTTCAGGAATAAAACGCTTATAGATGTTGAACGGAGCCATATTATAGCTGTATTGAAAAAATGCAGTGGTAAAATTGCCGGTGAAGGGGGCGCTGCCGAATGGCTGGATGTACCACCAACTACGCTGCATGCCAAAATGAAAAAGCTTCATATCGTTAAGCAGGATTATTTTCAGCAAAAAGCATAA
- a CDS encoding sigma 54-interacting transcriptional regulator yields the protein MSIKKILIVEDESLVGHHLKLILTSAGYKVTGISESVNEALTSIDEQKPDLVLLDIHLKGVQNGIDLARKLTERNMAFVYLTANFQGTLLEEAKSTMPFGFIVKPFREDDLLTTLDVAFYRHQNSLESSRQQEMELNQKLKDIRNYDADKVQKLLRVADKMQAYIPFDYLNFILKNANNETLTSIGFLRIGFDEYQVQGEQELMNITGTNHATLKNIYTSLSAINRAKYFSDEELDHLCNQNPLSKIIADTYDFESALFFPVGQDNSTLIQYEFYSRKGNTYGQQHIALLSRLLNALNYVIESDRQHTTANNRAPVIPAQPVLPKERPYHFDGIVGQSRPMLTVLDHINTISPLDTSVLILGESGTGKERVAKSIHTLSGRSGKPLVVVNCASLPANLIESELFGHEKGAFTGALEKRTGKFEMADGGTIFLDEIGELPIDLQVKLLRVLQEQEIERLGGKGPIKIDVRIIAATNRDLEKEMEEGRFRLDLYYRLFVFPIIIPSLRERIDDIPALTNHFISYYSKKYKKPINGISPEAMMQMLDYTWPGNVRELEHFIERTILLSKTLIIEEVSLPKYPANKTNAEMQTGTRMKTIDENERDYIITVLKNCNGRIRGANGAAAVMGLPPTTLHSKMKRLGIK from the coding sequence ATGTCCATAAAAAAAATACTGATAGTAGAAGACGAATCTCTTGTTGGCCATCATTTAAAACTGATTTTAACATCGGCAGGATATAAAGTTACCGGCATATCAGAATCTGTTAATGAGGCCTTAACTTCTATCGACGAACAAAAACCCGATCTGGTTTTGCTTGATATTCATCTTAAAGGAGTACAAAACGGCATTGACCTTGCCAGGAAGCTTACCGAAAGGAATATGGCTTTTGTGTATCTCACCGCAAACTTTCAGGGTACCTTACTGGAAGAAGCTAAATCGACAATGCCATTTGGCTTTATAGTTAAACCGTTTCGCGAGGACGATTTGCTTACCACACTTGATGTTGCTTTTTACCGGCATCAAAACAGCCTCGAAAGCAGTAGGCAGCAAGAAATGGAGCTGAACCAAAAGTTAAAGGATATCCGTAATTATGATGCCGACAAGGTGCAAAAGTTATTACGTGTTGCCGACAAAATGCAGGCATATATACCATTTGATTACCTGAATTTTATACTCAAGAATGCAAATAACGAAACCCTGACCAGCATTGGTTTTTTAAGGATAGGTTTTGATGAATACCAGGTACAGGGAGAACAGGAATTAATGAATATAACGGGTACCAACCATGCTACGTTGAAGAACATTTACACCTCATTATCTGCGATAAATAGGGCAAAGTATTTTAGCGATGAAGAGCTTGATCACCTTTGTAATCAAAACCCGCTGAGCAAAATAATTGCCGATACATATGATTTCGAATCAGCGTTGTTTTTTCCGGTCGGGCAAGACAACTCAACATTGATACAGTATGAGTTTTACAGCCGAAAGGGCAATACCTATGGCCAGCAACATATCGCGTTGTTAAGCCGGTTGCTTAACGCCTTAAATTATGTAATTGAAAGTGACCGGCAACACACTACTGCAAATAACCGGGCTCCGGTTATTCCCGCCCAACCGGTGTTGCCTAAAGAACGTCCATATCATTTTGACGGCATTGTAGGGCAAAGCCGCCCTATGCTAACTGTACTTGATCATATCAACACAATTTCACCGCTGGATACATCTGTACTTATCCTTGGTGAAAGCGGCACGGGCAAGGAAAGAGTAGCTAAAAGCATCCATACGCTATCAGGAAGGTCGGGCAAGCCGCTGGTGGTTGTCAATTGTGCTTCTTTGCCCGCTAACCTCATCGAAAGCGAACTTTTCGGGCATGAAAAAGGTGCCTTTACAGGCGCGTTGGAAAAAAGAACCGGCAAATTTGAAATGGCTGATGGAGGTACCATCTTCCTCGACGAGATTGGCGAACTGCCTATAGACCTCCAGGTTAAGCTACTTCGCGTATTACAGGAACAGGAAATTGAACGGCTTGGCGGCAAAGGACCAATAAAAATAGATGTCAGGATCATAGCCGCCACAAACCGCGACCTTGAAAAAGAGATGGAAGAAGGGCGGTTCAGACTGGACCTATATTATCGGCTCTTTGTATTCCCGATCATTATCCCTTCTTTACGGGAAAGAATTGACGACATACCAGCACTCACCAATCATTTCATCTCATACTATTCAAAAAAGTATAAAAAACCTATTAACGGGATATCTCCTGAGGCCATGATGCAAATGCTTGATTATACCTGGCCGGGAAATGTGAGGGAACTGGAACATTTTATTGAAAGAACAATACTGTTGTCAAAAACCTTAATTATAGAGGAGGTTTCACTGCCCAAATACCCCGCTAATAAAACAAATGCCGAAATGCAAACCGGCACAAGAATGAAAACGATTGATGAGAATGAACGGGATTATATCATCACCGTGCTAAAAAACTGCAATGGCCGAATAAGAGGCGCCAACGGTGCTGCCGCTGTAATGGGATTACCTCCTACCACTCTTCATTCAAAAATGAAAAGGCTGGGTATTAAATAA